From the Micromonospora sediminicola genome, one window contains:
- a CDS encoding sensor histidine kinase → MSTGPTTLPGSPNAEQRNRRRRLPRLRDARIRSKLALILVVPVAAVIALATIRLISVGQGAYEADQVRALTAVSVDVSALTQDLHKERMAAAAFLADPEQKPDDYNLRVRRTDERIAAYREERDKLGDVSAAIRDRLKVIDDHLATLNGTRQEVLDRLQMPVAEASLRYGIVLDDLVSYGDALAQQPGAESLADARRAVAAFAHAKAEVAEEQAVAFTALAAGGRIDEEQFSSFVATLTGQQEALLAFSRAAAPEQRGLVDRTVSGDAVQLADRVANDLSRSVGKPTQVTRDEASAAIGAVDDLMRWAEIQLLDELLADADAVRADVIRQAFVESLLVLLTLAVAVTLAVVLARSLNDSLRRLREGALSVANHDLPDAVSRLQNVNAIGDGGVDEIVQQVRDPIKLSNRDEVGQVAVAFNVVHREAVRVAAEQAALRTSVSAMFLNLARRSQSLVDRMIGELDAIERGEEDPKRLAQLFELDHLATRMRRNDENLLVLAGADSAVPRRDDALLVDVLRAAQSEVELYNRIEFGTVDTDISVAAHAVNDVVRLVAELLDNATRFSPPNTSVVADGRRIRDYVLIQIEDRGLGLSDEQLDSLNRRLAAPPTVDVAAFRLMGLAVVSRLASRYGIRVELRRNVEGGTVAQVTLPNPTVVLPVNRGQAPLTRPRQPLAVEQSPLSQVGAADALAGAGRGATATLAEQWRGATTPPPARWQAPAEARDTAAPVVHLGGATGAMPTVSSPVAAAPTTAPTPVSGAGWSAGGPTVAYPALDPLPQRAPSSDTAATAAPPAYQPLAVPPPAEPTPAAPVVARPERPAEAPIFREMEAVWFRSHGEDETTIFTRPRFDEPPAPTQPAAPSPAPVPPAVPEPAASMQPTAATRPPLPTRTPGAQAAGITTPPPYSPPPVPPTRPAAAAPPPANPVSPAPAPASPVDPEAWRTAADEGWTRASRAAEPTTGGTTRSGLPKRVPQAQLVPGGIEPKSGRDRSRRTPDEVRGLLSAYHRGVQRGRTAGADPTSTSTKETNR, encoded by the coding sequence GTGAGCACCGGACCTACGACCCTGCCCGGGAGCCCCAACGCCGAACAGCGGAACCGGCGACGGCGCCTGCCCAGGCTGCGCGACGCGCGGATCCGCTCCAAGCTCGCCCTCATCCTGGTCGTTCCGGTAGCCGCTGTCATCGCACTGGCAACTATCCGACTCATTTCCGTGGGCCAGGGCGCGTACGAGGCGGACCAGGTCCGCGCGCTCACCGCGGTCTCGGTCGACGTCTCGGCGCTCACCCAGGACCTGCACAAGGAGCGGATGGCGGCGGCGGCCTTCCTGGCCGACCCGGAGCAGAAGCCCGACGACTACAACCTGCGGGTGCGCCGCACGGACGAGCGGATCGCGGCGTACCGCGAGGAGCGCGACAAGCTCGGCGACGTGTCGGCCGCGATCCGGGACCGGCTGAAGGTGATCGACGACCACCTGGCCACGCTCAACGGCACCCGCCAGGAGGTGCTCGACCGCCTGCAGATGCCGGTGGCCGAGGCGAGCCTGCGTTACGGGATCGTCCTCGACGACCTGGTCTCGTACGGCGACGCGCTGGCCCAGCAGCCCGGCGCGGAGAGCCTCGCCGACGCCCGCCGGGCGGTGGCCGCGTTCGCCCACGCCAAGGCCGAGGTCGCGGAGGAGCAGGCGGTCGCGTTCACCGCGCTCGCCGCCGGCGGCCGGATCGACGAGGAGCAGTTCTCCTCCTTCGTCGCCACCCTGACCGGCCAGCAGGAGGCGCTGCTCGCCTTCTCCCGGGCCGCCGCGCCGGAACAGCGGGGCCTGGTGGACCGCACCGTCTCCGGCGACGCGGTCCAGCTCGCCGACCGGGTCGCCAACGACCTGTCCCGGTCGGTCGGCAAGCCCACGCAGGTCACCCGGGACGAGGCGTCCGCCGCCATCGGCGCGGTCGACGACCTGATGCGGTGGGCGGAGATCCAGCTCCTGGACGAGCTGCTGGCCGACGCCGACGCGGTGCGCGCGGACGTGATCCGGCAGGCCTTCGTGGAGAGCCTGCTCGTGCTGCTCACCCTGGCCGTCGCCGTCACGCTCGCGGTGGTGCTCGCCCGCTCGCTCAACGACTCGCTGCGCCGGCTGCGTGAGGGCGCGCTCTCGGTGGCCAACCACGACCTGCCGGACGCGGTGAGCCGGCTGCAGAACGTCAACGCCATCGGCGACGGCGGCGTGGACGAGATCGTCCAGCAGGTCCGCGACCCGATCAAGCTGTCCAACCGGGACGAGGTCGGCCAGGTGGCGGTGGCCTTCAACGTGGTCCACCGCGAGGCGGTCCGGGTCGCGGCCGAGCAGGCCGCGCTGCGGACCAGCGTCTCGGCGATGTTCCTCAACCTGGCCCGCCGCTCGCAGAGCCTGGTCGACCGGATGATCGGCGAGCTGGACGCGATCGAGCGCGGCGAGGAGGACCCGAAGCGGCTGGCCCAGCTCTTCGAGCTGGACCACCTGGCCACCCGGATGCGCCGCAACGACGAGAACCTGCTGGTCCTGGCCGGGGCCGACTCGGCGGTGCCGCGCCGCGACGACGCGCTCCTGGTCGACGTGCTGCGCGCCGCCCAGTCCGAGGTGGAGCTCTACAACCGGATCGAGTTCGGCACGGTCGACACCGACATCTCGGTCGCCGCGCACGCCGTCAACGACGTGGTCCGCCTGGTGGCCGAGCTGCTCGACAACGCCACCCGGTTCTCGCCGCCGAACACCTCCGTGGTGGCCGACGGTCGCCGGATCCGCGACTACGTGCTGATCCAGATCGAGGACCGGGGTCTCGGCCTCAGCGACGAGCAGCTCGACTCGCTCAACCGACGCCTGGCCGCGCCGCCGACCGTCGACGTGGCCGCGTTCCGGCTGATGGGCCTGGCCGTGGTCAGCCGGCTCGCCTCCCGCTACGGGATCCGGGTCGAGCTGCGCCGCAACGTCGAGGGCGGCACGGTCGCCCAGGTGACGCTGCCGAACCCCACCGTGGTGCTGCCGGTCAACCGGGGCCAGGCCCCGCTGACCCGGCCGCGTCAGCCGCTCGCCGTGGAGCAGTCGCCGTTGAGCCAGGTCGGCGCCGCCGACGCGCTGGCCGGCGCCGGCCGGGGCGCGACCGCGACCCTCGCCGAGCAGTGGCGCGGGGCGACCACCCCACCGCCCGCCCGCTGGCAGGCCCCGGCCGAGGCGCGGGACACCGCCGCGCCGGTCGTGCACCTCGGCGGGGCGACCGGCGCGATGCCCACCGTCTCCAGCCCGGTTGCCGCCGCGCCGACGACCGCGCCCACGCCGGTGTCCGGCGCCGGCTGGTCGGCGGGTGGGCCGACGGTCGCGTACCCCGCTCTGGACCCGCTGCCGCAGCGGGCACCGAGCAGCGACACGGCGGCCACCGCGGCACCGCCGGCCTACCAGCCGCTGGCCGTGCCGCCACCGGCGGAGCCCACCCCGGCCGCACCGGTGGTGGCCCGGCCGGAACGGCCGGCCGAGGCGCCGATATTCCGGGAGATGGAGGCGGTCTGGTTCCGCTCACACGGAGAGGACGAGACCACCATCTTCACCCGGCCCCGGTTCGACGAGCCGCCCGCACCGACGCAGCCGGCGGCGCCGTCACCCGCACCGGTGCCGCCCGCAGTGCCGGAGCCGGCCGCGTCGATGCAGCCCACTGCCGCGACGCGACCGCCGCTGCCCACCCGCACCCCCGGCGCCCAGGCGGCCGGGATCACCACGCCGCCGCCGTACAGCCCGCCGCCGGTGCCGCCCACCCGGCCCGCCGCGGCGGCCCCGCCGCCGGCGAACCCGGTGTCGCCGGCCCCCGCGCCCGCCTCGCCCGTCGACCCGGAGGCCTGGCGGACGGCGGCCGACGAGGGGTGGACCCGGGCCAGCCGGGCCGCCGAGCCCACCACCGGCGGCACCACCCGCTCCGGCCTGCCCAAGCGCGTGCCGCAGGCCCAGCTCGTGCCCGGTGGGATCGAACCGAAGAGCGGGCGGGACCGCAGCCGACGTACCCCGGACGAAGTGCGGGGGCTGCTCTCCGCGTACCACCGCGGCGTCCAGCGGGGCCGTACGGCCGGCGCCGACCCGACCAGCACCTCGACCAAGGAGACGAACCGATGA
- a CDS encoding roadblock/LC7 domain-containing protein, producing the protein MNRPAAMQDMGWLLTNFADSVAGIAHVVAVSADGLLLASSRDLPGDRADQLAAITSGVVSLTEGAARMFSAGGVLQTVIEMDSGYLFLMSISDGSSMAVLAARSCDVGQVGYEMALLVERVGQALVPLPRDAVRS; encoded by the coding sequence ATGAACAGGCCGGCTGCCATGCAGGACATGGGTTGGCTGCTCACCAACTTCGCCGACAGCGTGGCCGGCATCGCCCACGTGGTGGCGGTGTCCGCGGACGGGTTGCTGCTCGCCTCCTCCCGGGACCTCCCCGGGGACCGGGCCGACCAGCTGGCCGCGATCACCTCCGGCGTGGTGAGCCTGACCGAGGGCGCGGCGCGGATGTTCAGCGCCGGCGGGGTGTTGCAGACCGTGATCGAGATGGACAGCGGATACCTGTTCCTGATGTCCATCAGCGACGGCTCGTCGATGGCCGTGCTCGCGGCGCGCAGCTGCGACGTCGGTCAGGTGGGCTACGAGATGGCACTGCTGGTGGAGCGGGTCGGCCAGGCGTTGGTCCCGTTGCCGAGGGACGCCGTCCGGTCCTGA
- a CDS encoding DUF742 domain-containing protein has translation MEPRRDPRGALVRPYAVTRGRTEPLQNIALEAVLSSTPTQSAEARFAGHDKYRISSVCEGRAQSLAEIAAYTRMPLGVTRVLVADMVAEGLLTLHTAAPATGFAARMNLLGRVLSGLREL, from the coding sequence TTGGAACCGCGACGTGATCCGCGTGGCGCGCTGGTGCGACCGTACGCGGTCACCCGGGGCCGCACCGAGCCGTTGCAGAACATCGCGCTCGAGGCGGTGCTGTCCAGCACGCCGACGCAGTCGGCCGAGGCGCGCTTCGCCGGGCACGACAAGTACCGCATCTCCTCGGTCTGTGAGGGCCGGGCACAGTCGCTGGCGGAAATCGCCGCTTACACCCGGATGCCGCTGGGCGTCACCCGGGTGCTGGTCGCCGACATGGTGGCCGAGGGCCTGCTGACGCTACACACTGCCGCTCCCGCGACGGGCTTCGCGGCGCGCATGAACCTGCTTGGAAGGGTGCTAAGTGGACTTCGCGAACTATGA